A single region of the Salvia miltiorrhiza cultivar Shanhuang (shh) chromosome 8, IMPLAD_Smil_shh, whole genome shotgun sequence genome encodes:
- the LOC130999254 gene encoding pentatricopeptide repeat-containing protein At1g62720-like — MMSRRAAVSAIDLIHGRGFLNRWSHKLGIISPPFSLFSSKAFQPNRPSIDCGCVKELNDAIELFQRMKSMRLEAPVLAYNKLMSVSVKIEQYTFALYVFDEMLRMGVPVDVYTMTIALNCCCLLKDINSGVAIMGFFFKIGYEPNVATIATLIKGFFMNDKEAEAVKLFEKVLDLNLCEPNGVMILHIIDGLCKVGQVMAAHEQLLRLESSGFKADVWSYSALIDGFCKEGKMEEAGKILKTMTQQNIFPNVITYSSLIDGFCLKGEIERGKKLLDLMVGRGLKPNVVTYGSLINGYCKKGSHDEAWLLFLEIPGKGLKHNAHTYNTMIHALFRKDRFVEGWKLFEDMEAQHIHPDLHTYSILLDGLCWNGEIDEALSLLHKINVKGFTPDIVIYGSLIDGLCKNGKRDVARDLLRELPSKGLQPNVWIYTMIIDSLCREEYVEEAERLLVEMKNRGCEPDRVTYNIIIRSLLKQNEFHKATSFVEEMRQKGLSADSPTSSVPIEQSGDDFFLKLMMYLAPKDTVSYSISS; from the coding sequence ATGATGAGCAGAAGAGCAGCTGTTTCTGCAATCGATCTCATTCATGGAAGAGGATTTCTGAATCGATGGTCGCATAAATTGGGTATTATCTCTCCTccgttctctctcttctcttccaaGGCTTTTCAACCTAACCGTCCCAGCATCGATTGCGGTTGTGTTAAAGAATTGAATGATGCTATTGAATTGTTTCAAAGAATGAAGAGTATGCGGCTGGAGGCTCCTGTTCTCGCGTATAATAAACTTATGAGTGTTAGTGTAAAGATTGAGCAATACACTTTTGCCCTTTATgtgttcgatgaaatgcttAGGATGGGTGTCCCTGTTGATGTTTACACGATGACTATTGCTCTCAACTGTTGTTGTCTCTTGAAAGATATAAACTCTGGTGTTGCTATAATGGGATTCTTTTTTAAGATTGGTTACGAACCAAATGTCGCGACTATCGCCACTCTCATTAAAGGGTTTTTTATGAATGATAAGGAGGCCGAAGCTGTGAAATTGTTTGAAAAGGTTCTGGATTTAAATCTTTGCGAGCCAAATGGTGTTATGATTCTGCATATTATAGATGGGTTGTGCAAAGTTGGACAAGTCATGGCAGCCCATGAACAGCTTCTTAGATTAGAAAGTAGTGGCTTCAAAGCCGACGTTTGGAGTTATAGTGCGTTAATTGACGGATTTTGCAAAGAAGGAAAGATGGAAGAGGCTGGGAAGATATTGAAAACTATGACGCAACAAAATATTTTTCCCAATGTCATCACATATTCTTCGCTTATTGATGGGTTTTGTTTGAAAGGTGAAATTGAGAGAGGGAAGAAACTACTCGATCTCATGGTAGGGAGGGGCCTTAAACCCAATGTTGTTACCTATGGTAGCTTAATCAATGGATATTGCAAGAAAGGGAGCCACGATGAAGCTTGGCTTCTTTTTCTTGAAATTCCAGGTAAAGGTTTGAAGCATAATGCACATACTTATAATACCATGATACATGCATTATTTAGGAAAGATAGATTTGTTGAGGGGTGGAAGCTTTTTGAGGATATGGAAGCTCAACACATACATCCCGACTTGCATACATATAGTATATTATTGGATGGGTTGTGTTGGAATGGGGAGATTGATGAAGCTCTTTCGTTACTCCACAAGATTAATGTGAAAGGATTTACTCCTGACATAGTCATTTATGGCTCGCTAATTGATGGATTATGCAAAAATGGCAAACGTGATGTTGCAAGAGATCTTTTGAGGGAACTTCCTTCTAAAGGTTTGCAGCCTAATGTTTGGATATATACAATGATCATTGATTCACTTTGTCGAGAAGAATATGTGGAGGAGGCAGAACGTTTGCTTGTAGAGATGAAGAACCGTGGCTGTGAGCCTGATCGTGTAACATACAACATTATCATCCGAAGTTTGCTAAAGCAAAATGAGTTTCACAAGGCAACATCATTCGTGGAAGAAATGCGCCAAAAGGGATTATCAGCAGATTCTCCAACTTCTTCGGTGCCAATTGAACAGAGTGGAGATGATTTCTTCCTCAAATTGATGATGTATCTTGCTCCCAAGGATACTGTGTCATACTCCATTTCTTCTTGA
- the LOC130998708 gene encoding cytochrome P450 71A1-like, whose product MGYINAWAIARDPTTWENADEFLPERFLAAEIDVRGQNPTVIPFGFGRRGCPGIGMGMSAIELALANVLHKFEWELPHGMKEEDIDFDSEPGFGLHKKNDLRLVAKVVILTSLPTYLHGVIIIGGSDGTSAALVWALTALMKMPPLMKKVQAEEIRRLAGKKDIEKLPRETIKKCSINGYEIEGGTMVYINVWAIARDPATWEDTDEFLPKRFLEADLDVRGQNPTVIPFGFGRRGCPGIGIPMFEIELALANVLCKFKWEWQCIRRMLFPLFLNSFSKA is encoded by the exons ATGGGGTATATCAATGCTTGGGCTATTGCAAGAGACCCCACCACGTGGGAAAATGCAGATGAGTTCTTGCCGGAGAGATTCTTGGCGGCTGAGATCGACGTGAGGGGTCAGAATCCGACGGTGATTCCGTTTGGATTTGGCCGGAGAGGGTGTCCTGGGATTGGAATGGGTATGTCTGCAATCGAACTTGCATTAGCAAATGTTTTGCACAAATTTGAATGGGAATTGCCTCATGGAATGAAGGAGGAAGACATTGATTTCGATTCCGAGCCTGGATTTGGATTGCATAAGAAGAATGATCTTCGCCTTGTTGCCAAAGTTGTGat attgacatccctacctaCCTACCTACATGGTGTAATAATAATCGGAGGCAGCGATGGGACTTCTGCTGCTTTAGTGTGGGCGTTGACGGCGTTGATGAAGATGCCTCCGTTGATGAAGAAAGTGCAAGCAGAGGAGATAAGGCGATTGGCCGGAAAGAAAGACATAGAGAAACTCCCAAGAGAGACTATCAAGAAATGTAGCATAAATGGTTATGAAATTGAAGGTGGAACAATGGTGTATATCAATGTGTGGGCTATCGCAAGAGACCCCGCCACATGGGAAGACACGGATGAGTTCTTGCCGAAGAGATTCTTGGAGGCTGATCTCGACGTGAGGGGTCAGAATCCGACGGTGATTCCGTTTGGATTTGGCCGGAGAGGGTGTCCTGGGATTGGAATCCCCATGTTTGAAATCGAACTTGCATTGGCAAATGTTTTGTGCAAATTTAAATGGGAATGGCAATGCATAAGAAGAATGCTCTTCCCCTTGTTCCTAAACTCATTTAGTAAAGCTTGA